The genomic segment gtggaaggtgtccctcctGCCCGTGGCAAGGGCCgggaacgagatgagctttcaACCCAAACGAGATGGGCTTTCAacccttccaagccaaaccactCTGTGCCTCTACGACATAAAACCCTGCAGTGTTTTCCAGCCCCCCCTTGGTTTCCAATGGCGAGTGGGCcgaggggctgtgggggtgtccccaggcGCCCGGGGAGTCGCTGGGCGGCTCTGGGGGGGTGTCCCCGCGGGGCGAGGGTCCCGGCCTCACCTTGCCCTTGTAGGTGGGCACGTTGCAGAGGATGTCGGTGCGCAGGGCCTCCTCGGCCAGGCAGCGGGCGGCCAGGCTGCGCCACACCTCGCTGTTCTCGTCGCCGTGCAGGACGCGGTGCCACAGCTTGCAGACCAGCGCGCAGCTCCGCAGCTCCCGCAGCTCCAGGTACGAGAACACGAGCTCCAGCACCCGCCCCGGCAGCCGCCAGCCCGGCCCTCCCCacgccgccgccccggggccggggccgggcccgggccccgccgccatCGCCCCCCGTCCCCCCGCGCTCCCCTCGCCCGCCCGGTgtcggcggggccggggccgccgaGGCCTCACGGCGCCGCCATCTCGGCCGCGGGCACCGCCCCGCGCGtgcgcggcgggcgcggggcggccgcgAGGGGCGGGGGCGGCGACGGCGCGGAGGGagcggggctgagggagccGAGCGAGCCGAGCGGGGCTGAGGTGAGACCCGCACCCCACGGAACCCCCGGGGACGGgcccggcggcgcgggggcggccccAGGACCGGGCCTGCCGGGGCGGGGAGCTCGGGGCGGTCGGGACCAGCTGCCGCGGGCGCCGAGGGTTGTGAGGGAGCGGCTcacgggcgggcgggcgggcagccGCGGATCTGCCCCCCCACGCGGCCCGCGGGAGAGGAAGGTGCCTGCCCGCTCTGTAGGTGTTACTTAATCGCCGAGATTGAAGTTTTACTGGTGCATTGAATGGGTGCTGGCTGCTCTTTAGACGTGTCCCGGCAAAAATCACGTGGGAAGCATAACATGgtaaaaaataccccaaacgAAAATAAGCCGTTTATTGCCCAGTAATGCGATAAACCCGCGGACGGCAGCGAAGCGGCTTCTGGGCTGTCACACGAGCCCCACGttgcctgtgccctgccctgccattAACTCTCCTTTCCCCACAGTGTCGCAGCCCCTCCAACGCTTATTATGCTTTTGtgccactctttttttttcttttttcctccctcactAATTTTCTGCTGATGTCCCGTAAGCAGTGCTGTGGCACAGGCTGTGAGCAGTCACGCCAGGGAAGGGTGAGCTTGGCGAGCTCCATGGGCGTGCTCTGAGACCCAGTTAAACGTGTTGCAACCCTTGCAACTAACCTGCCTTAAACTGgtaatgctgcttttaaaaggaTCGTAGAATCATTGTGTCCtttaggttggagaagacctgCCAGCACCTGGTGTTGCTGCTGTTTGAGCCAAAGCTCCACGTGGGTACTGAGCTATGCCTGCTTTACCTGGACGCTGAAGTGTCAAGTACTTTGCAGGACGATCCTGTTTCTTGATAAGTTTTTGCTGTAATGTGACCAACAACCAGCTcaattcagggtttttttttgtttgtttcagaggTGTCCCCAAAGCATGGCAGTCAGATGGAGTGGTGGACATTCCTCCTCTGTCCTGTGCCTGACTGTGAGCGCAGAGGGGCTGGTGGTGTCCGGCGCGGAGCGCGGGGAGCTGGCgctgtgggatggaggaggcTCTCCAGCGGGACAGCTCCGGCTCCCGGGGGGGGAGGACGTGACCTCCGTGGTGTTCTCTGCCCGCCAACCCAGCACCCTGTACACCTCCCACGGAGAAACCATCAGCGTGCTGGATGTCCGGGCCCTCCAGGAGCCCCTGGAGCGCTTCCACGTGAACGAGGAGGAGATCAACTGCCTCTCAGTGAACGACACTGACAGCTTCCTGGCCGCGGCAGATGACTCGGGGGCCATAAAGGTTGTGGACTTGGAAAGCAAGAAAGCCATACGGTCCCTGAGACACTCCAACATCTGCTCCTCTGTCGCCTTCCGACCTCAGCGGCCTCAAAGCCTGGTTTCCTGTGGACTGGACATGCAGGTGATTTGCATACACGTAGAGGGTTATTAGTGAAGTGAAACAGTAACAACCCACCTGTCCTAGTGAGGCACCCACAGACTTTCACCAAAAGTGGAGGTGTCCGGCCTGCAGTCACTGGGAAGCTCCATCACTATTCAAAAGTAGTTTTGGCCCAAAAACCAAGTGTCAAGTCTGTTTGTGCCATTTTCTACTCAGCAgtttctctccctgtttttaTCTTCCTCAATATTTACAATCCAAAAGTgaggggggtgggaggaaaTCACAATACAGTGCAAAGCTCCTTTACTACAACGTCTTTCCAAGTGGAGCATATCACTGTAAGGACAAGTCATTTTTACAACTCATCCTTTGTTCTGATTGATCTCTTGGAAGCATGAAACGTTCTTTGCCTTTTACACTTCTCTGTCCTCCTCAAGAGGAAACTTTGTCCTTTGCCTTCTGAGAAGAACCATGCTGGGAGTTAAGTTCAGAGCCTGCCACCCAGAACAGACgtttttcagtaatttctttccAGTGGTTGAGATCTGACCACATTCCTGGTTTAGCCCGAGATGGAAACTGTCACTTCTCAAAGGTTTCTGTGGTTCCAGCGTGTCAGGGTGAAGTTTGTTTGACAGCACTGAACAGTTTCACTCTGTGTTCTTGAAACCAAAGCACATCTCAAACCCATTAGAGCAAATACATGCTGGTAGTTAGGATAAATGGTAATTTTCCACATTAAATTCCTGATGATAGATGTGGTCTGAGAGGAGTAAATTCTCGGTGCCTTAGCTGGCTTAACTCAGGACCCTAAAATGCAGATTCACAAGCCTGGAAGCTTTTTATCAGAATTGTAAGCATTTATATACCACTAGGTGCAAGTGAGctggttatttttgttgtgaCTTCTTAGTATTAGTTTCTTTTATTGTAGCTCAGCAAGCTGGGTTTTAGGCGAAAGTCAATATCCCAAAAGAGCTGGAATTCATTAGTGTGTTTTTATATAGTGAAAAGAGCATTTTCCTGCATCGAGGCTGCCTTTAAGATGCATCATTTCCCAAaggggagctgagctgcagagctctggaatgctgtgctgcagcatctcTTTGGACACGTTACGAGCTCTACGAGCATCAAAACATGTTCTGGATTCACATGTCAAACCCTCggggaagctgtggctggtAAGAACTGAAATTTAGGTTGCTGCAGTTCTTTCAGGAGTTCCAAGGAAGCAGGGAAAACGCCACGAGGACAGAAAATACTTGGTCTGCAGGAAACCTGTCAGCAGTTGATGGATTTATCAGGCTGTTGCAGTGCTGTCCGTGATGGAAAAAGGAGTATTTTCCGTAAGCATCACCCAGCCTCTCTGATTTACAAATCACAGTTGTTGTGGAAAGTTTTCCCTTTCATCCATAGCAAAGTAGTTTTAatgcagcagcaagagcagtCACTGAAACAGGAAGGTGACAGGAAATGATGTGTTGCAGATGTTTTAGCGTGACTTGGATTCCAGAAACGCAGAGCCAGGGTGACAGCTCCTTTGTGGCCCAAATTTAAAGACTTCTGGTGATTACTGCTGGTGATTACTACTGGTGATTGACTactgaaggaatatttttatcaaCAACAAATTAAAGCTTAGCTTTATGAAGCAAACAGCACACCAGTGCTGCATTAGACTGAGTTGTGCTTCTGGCTCTGTTGGCCTTGAAAATGCTTATTGTCAATTCATATCCCATGAAAGTCTtgagagaattatttttaattggctCAGTATAAATCTGTAGTGCTTGAGGTGCTGTATGAGAGACCCGGGATTCGTGTGAAGGCACAGTTATCACTTCAGGGGGGGCTTGGGGGTGGGGTGGCATTTGAAAAGCAAGACTAAAAGCACAACCTCCCCCCATCTCTTCAGGAAAAGCACACCCTACTCGATAGCACAAACCAGATCTACTCACtggatataaaaagaaatacaaatacgCCTGTTTAAAAATGAGAGCCTAAACTGCTGTTTGCATTTTGCTGTCCCATTTTTCAGACACATTTATGGAGATGATTATTTTAGGGCAAGTGTGTAGCAGAGACAAAAATCCAGAATGATGCTGATCTCTATTCACTGCGAGCGTTTCCATGTCCCTCCTTCTCAATAATTGATGTGCAGTACGTCAGGATTGCTATTGCTGAGATGAATGCAGAGGCTTTTAGAGCAGTGTTTGCATCCCCTTCGTGGTCTAAAGGTCTGAGTCACTGACTGCAGAGTATGGTGGTGGGGGTTTGGAGACCAGGCTGGAAAGATTTGTCATATTTATCAGGGCATCTTCAGCCCCTCCTCACCGCACACCCTACACCTCTTGCACTCATGCACAGCCTTTGCTCTGCTAGAACAAGAAGTGTGGtggtttatttttactgttaaaaatctgattttgtgtgaaatgGACAAATCATTGATTCgtcctgggtttttttccacaggtcATGCTGTGGAACCTGCAGAAAGCTCGCCCCTTGTGGACCACAAACCTGCAGGAGTGTGGCCTGGAGGACGACAGCCCACAGTCGGCCGGGCAGTTCTTCAACCCGCCGCTCGCACATTCCCTGTCCGTCGCCTCCTGCGGAAACGTCTTTGGCTGCGGAGCTCAGGACGGTAAAGTCAGAATATTCCGAGTCACTGGTGTCAAGTTTGAACGTGAGCTGGAGTTCCAGGGTCACAGCTTGGGAGTGTCCCAGGTCCTCTTTATGCCAGAGGCGTACTGGTTGTTGTCTGGAGGAAACGACGGGAAAGTCCTGC from the Chiroxiphia lanceolata isolate bChiLan1 chromosome 10, bChiLan1.pri, whole genome shotgun sequence genome contains:
- the WDR53 gene encoding WD repeat-containing protein 53: MAVRWSGGHSSSVLCLTVSAEGLVVSGAERGELALWDGGGSPAGQLRLPGGEDVTSVVFSARQPSTLYTSHGETISVLDVRALQEPLERFHVNEEEINCLSVNDTDSFLAAADDSGAIKVVDLESKKAIRSLRHSNICSSVAFRPQRPQSLVSCGLDMQVMLWNLQKARPLWTTNLQECGLEDDSPQSAGQFFNPPLAHSLSVASCGNVFGCGAQDGKVRIFRVTGVKFERELEFQGHSLGVSQVLFMPEAYWLLSGGNDGKVLLWDVGSEVGKQQKSPAKSLQRRKAQAPASSRKNGKLNKVSSSEQAGVVPKLTIEHGEKVNWLSCAEIKGSRRVLVADQSSSVSVYPLPEL